TCATACGATCCTATAATCGAGTCACATTGTCACTTAATCGGGTCATATGTAAATCCACATCGTTgcgtaatcgagtcatctgtgAAGACATATCGTCGTGAAAACTCgaaatctcacgtaaaatcgtagcatcCCAGTGTGCCAATGTAACATCTAATGTGGAAATACTAGGTGATACGGatgggggacactgctcggTGACATGATGGGTAGTACGGTCCTCCACTCCAAGATGGTCTGTGGTTAGTGGGCTCTGAACTACAAGGGGACATAGAGGTTGCTCtataacaggaggctgaataggctcctcatatGTCTCAAAGTCTCGacgggtacatctgaaggtcctGATGCTGGAGAAGCCTCGTCTCCTATCGCGAGAGGAACCGAAGATGATGAGGAGGAATTAGCATCAGATAAACCGGTGTGCTCACGAATTTTAGCATACCATGGTAAACCTTCCTCCATCTGTGATGAACGAaaagggaatgtgacatcctcctattgatgaagatatataagtcaaaataattgcaacattcaatgaattaatcgacttattaattaacgagtacataccagatcaccagtgaaaatacgacctatataagtccaactagggacgtctcTTGTATGCCACAtaaacatccgtggggacgcaTAGATATCAGTAAGGTCAACCCAATCGTACAACGTGTCCAGAGtatcatatatccaatactgcaatataatcatttacgatttaaataaatcaattcatatttttgccaattaatatatataatcaataaattaacacTAACCTGAAATGCCAAAGGAAATCCGTAGAGGTCGTATTTACACATTTTAGGTATCCGTCCGGAGCACACTCTGTCACTCGCttgtgacatagactcgtacGTCATTTGCCATACGGCAACACCCtaagggtaggaattaaacccatccagatgatcaaccaactgtaaATATTTCGGAGACACCTtttttcgtcgatcattccccaacaaaaccatgtgaagaacatacaaCAAGGCCATTTTAAcggcgtcaatatcgtcatccccccatggcctcgacaagaaaacacgctctaagtcatgatactgcaccttcagacaacctcgaaagtacgtatctctgatcctatgtccggaggAGTAAGGAATATATTAAGAGATATCAGTGCGTCGGCTAAACGAAAGGCCCGTCACCagagcaaactcaaacgggctaaatctcacatcagccctgctaaccctaaaccaaaactcatctctaACAGAAAGACGATGTAGCTGTCGTAGTAGAAATACATGAACTAATATCtcagagaatttggtttcggataaacgaaggagatacccgaaaatgtcctctcaaatagtcgtaacTGATCCAGGGTCAGTGTAGACGTTATCCTAGATAATACGGTGTgttgtgcacgacatatcagaTCTGCCCGGAAATGTTTGGACTCATCAGGGATTCACAGCTCGCCTTCAACACGTTTTCTTTTACGAAAAATATCCtgcaacaattttaaaaattcgtaagacattcataaatagcaaatatataaacaaatgtcttcatgaaaaaaacataaaaagatgaaaaataaaaaacaatcaaaaaggaaatgacaaaatttaaaaaataagatttcaatatcttaaaatggttaaaataaaaaaacgaaactgaaattcaggttctatacattgaaatactttagaatgtcaacaaacgaaaaatcattcgaaaatctggaaaatataagttgatatatcctaaagggagaagaactatttcccacccaactttagatgcgttttcaaaatgtcacccacgacagatgaaaatccacttttcccacccatggccaaactgttgtccaatttttcagttagggacaagggcaaaatcgtcatttactatttaaaaccttaaaactttaaaattttaccgttttccccctctaggttttaaaaactaataactaacctatcctcaaagtttgaaaagtttagatttcacccctagggtttgcttccttcaccggccaccaccgacagccgacgcaATCGATcgatctctcatctccgactacaaaagacgacgaaggatgacccttcgttAAGCGTTGTCCAGATATGGAAGAATAGACGAAGGATAACGCTTCGTCGTAGCCTCTGGACCACGCAACGAGCGACAAAGGACAgcgaagagtcgtccttcatcgtctgggtggagcgacaaagagagacctcttcatcgcacggtggtgcgacgaggagatgaagatctcttcattgcaccaccgccgtcgcactaggagaaggaggaggccggtgactacgccggagacgacgtcaggagataaagttgaagaatgggaGTGAAActactagttttgaaagttatggggggggctgcattttgaaaaatatggaaaccctaggtttgggggtaaaaatgttagttttcaaagtttaaaaactttaggtaaggtcaaatgttagtttctaaaacctaaaaggggtgaatggtaaaacccttacatcaattttgggatgaattttgcagactaaattgaagggtatttttgtcatttcatctaacaagggtaaaatggatattttacccttatgcaaacataAATCGTCCatattaacggctcatgggtgggaaaagtggattttcatctgtcgtgggtgacattttgaaaacgcatctaaagttaggtgggaaatagtccttctccctatcctaaaacggtgaaattcgaaaaaaaatgaactaaaattcgaactctaaaagttgaaataccttaaaaggtcaataataaaaaaatcgtttgaaaatctggaaaatacgagtcgatgtATCCTGAAAGAGTGTaaatcaaaaaaacgaaactgaaattcgaattctaaacgttgaaataccctagaatgtcaacaataaaaaaattattcaaaaatctgaaaagtatgagtcgatatatcctaaaacggtgaaattcgaaaaaacagaactgaaattcgaactctaaacgttgaaataccgtAAAAGgttaataatcgaaaaatcgtttgaaaatctgaaaaatacgagtcgatgtATCCTAAAAGAGCGTaaatcaaaaaaacgaaactgaaattcgaattctaaatgttgaaataccctaaaatgtcaacaataaaaaaattgttcaaaaatctagaaagtacgagtcgatatatcctaaaacggtgaaattcgaaaaaacagaaatgaaattcgaattatacacattgaaataccatagaatgttaacaattgaaaaatcaaccgaaaatatgaaaatatgaatcgatatatcctgaaaggacgaaaattgaaaaaacggaactgaaattcgaattctatactttaaaataccttaaaatattgataatcaaaaaatcgtttgaaaatcttcaaaatacgagtcgatatatctaaaacggtgaaattcgaaaaaatggaactgaaattcgaattctaaacgctgaaataccttagaatgacaacaatcgaaaaatcatttcaaaatctggaaaatacgagtcgatatatcctaaaacggtgaaattcgaaaaaacgaaaatgaaattcgaattctatatgttgatataccctagaatgtgagcaattgaaaaaacagaattgaaattcgaactctattagttaaaatacataagaatgtcactaatcgaaaaaatcattcagaaatctggaaaatacaaatcgatatatcataaaaaggcgaaatttagaaaaatgaaactgaaattcaaaaatacgagtcgatatatcctataaacgaaaaaaccaaaatattgagtgaaattagGTCATTACATGGTAAAATGTGTCCAAAAggcacaaaaatagaaaaattgagtctcaatttcgaaaactacatattgaaaaaccttaaagcagaaaaaacagatataaaattcgaaaactacaagttgagaaaccctagatgtgacacatatcaatttaccccctgagaaaATTTCTATTGCAAACAAGTCTAATATTTATCTCTTGCCACCTCagtaattttcaaatctattaCCGCCCTTGcagtttcaaaaaaataaattttccccCCAACCTACTGTcacatggcaaatttcagaaacaccCGCAGTTGACTAATCTATAATGGTCAGctctctaatattttaaaaaaaccacttaaccccctaacccacggtcaatgtctcTTGACAGTGGGAGTATTCGTCATGACCGTGGGATCCAATGTTCCCACGGTTAGACTGTCGATTGCTTCGGATGCATTTTCTGCCAAAAATCTTCATTTCGGGCTTCAATTTCaccacaaatcaaatctacataggctataatacaaaacccctcaacaaattcaacgaaaacagccaagaatcaaaacattttaagcattgttcaaaatcgaaaccctaaagtttcaaaccacaaaatctcacttaaatctcaataatatgaacaataatttaattcaaataagattacaaaagatatactaaccttcttgaccattttcggtcgtcgaaaagcaagaaaatcgccGGAAATCTACTTGACAGTGGGACAATGGAGAGAAAGTGATTTTTCTTTAGATTTGCATAGTGACCATGGCAGTTTTACcgtggaaaatataaaaatttgccttgtttatatatagagaCAGTTTGATCATTTCATAAATATTGGGCATTTTTACTTTACCCTGATTGTTTTGAACAATTTCGCTTAGAgccccttaattttggcctcttattataatttcccttaaaactGTATGCTTATTTGTCTCAATCCAACTATGTTCAAGTCAACCTTTTCTTCTATATAGAAATTTCGTTTCCAAATGACAGACCGGGGCATAGACTGAAGATAAacacataataaataaagtttccctattaattatataattgaagcAAGTAGATATAGGCCTGAGCCATGAAACtacttaagcttttacaacaatAATTAAGTTGTGGAATCAACAACATAGCATAAAATCAATTTCTATTCTCATACTCAGAGTTTCTCCATCTCCTTCCTTAATGCATTAGCTCTCACCAAGCTCCCAATTGTATTCACAGCCAACTTCAAATCTTCCAGTGGGTTCCCAGGCACCACCCTCTTGTACAAATAGCTATCAAATGTCATCTTCTGCACATACTCATCTGCACACATCTCAACAAACGCTTCCCTTGCCGGATTTGATCTGTAAAACACTTTCTGCAACACATCCAACACCTTATATGTTGGCCAATATGTTTTATCCCATTTCTCCAAGTACTTCCTCAAGTCTCCTTCATCTATCATTCTCTTACCCTGCTCTGACCCTTCAACAATGGCCTCAGCGCACAATCTCCCACTCTTCGCCGCAAAGTAGATGCCTTCACCGGAGCATTTTGTCACATACCCAGCTGCATCCCCGACCAATGCCACTCTCCCTGATAACCTCCGTGGCCTGGGGTGCTCAGGGATCGGATGCGCCTCCACTCTTATGATCTTTCCTCCAAGGATCTTGTCCTTGGCTCGGTTCCTAGTCGCTAGTTGGAACTTCTTGATGTCACCCTTGTGTGTCACTGTGCCTGTACCAACTGCCACATGATCACATTTGGGAAAAACCCAACCATAGAAGTCGGGTGACACATCATCCCCAACATACATCTCAGCCAAATTCTCATAGTATATCATCTTCTCATCAGAGATCCTCACTCTTTCCTGGAGTCACAAATTCACATTATAATCCTACAATTATTCTACAATCACACACCAATTACTAATATCAACAATCAAGGAATGAATAGAAAACAAACTTGCAATAAGCCGTATCAAATGGGCCTATTAATTGCATGAATGAGTTTGGATATAAGCTGTCATCACTATTGACAAAAACTGCAGCAACAGTTCCATTAAAGGCAGAGGAATGAGGATGTAATATACCTGAAATGCAATGGCGTAATCATAATCACCAGCATTGATAGATTTAGCGACCCTGGAATTAGCACCATCAGCTCCAATGACAGCATCAACTTCCAACTTTCTCTTCTCGCCCATCCCACCCTTCTTATTATCATACTCAGTAAAGTACAAAACGTACGGCTCCTCGTTGTTCTTGGGCAAATCCATCTTCAAAAACAATCCATTTATAACACTCGCCCCGTTCTTCTCCGCCCTCTCTCTCAAATACGCGTCCAAAACCTCCCTCCTCACCATGCCAATGTACTCGTGCGGCTTCAACGTCCGCCCAATATCCACTGCAATGTTGGAGGGCGATATCATCTTCATCTTGGTAACTTTCCGGTCAATGATGTCCAACGGCAGGTCAAACTCCCCCACCATGCACAATGGGATGGCCCCACCACAGGGCTTACAGTTGTCGAGCTTACGCTCAATCAGGTATGTCTCGATGCCATTCTTCGCAAGGGTTTCGGCGGCGGATCCACCTGCGGGCCCGCCCCCGATGACTGCCACGCGGAGGTTGCGGTTGGAGAGCTTGGGGCTGGTTCTACTGGCCGAGACTCTGAAGCGTTGTAACTGACGTGGAAGTGGGAGTGGCTGGGCGGTGAAGTGAGGAGGTTCCGACGTGGAACGGCGGAGACCGGtgaaggatttgagggcaatCGAGGCCATTTTTCTGGGTGTTCAGTGGAGACTGAGTGAGTGAGAGTGTGGGGTTTTTGTTGCGTAATGTGTTTTGGGTAGATATGGTTCGGGATTCCCGGGGAATTATGGCCGTTGGATTGAGAGAGTGGAGGGTGAAGATTGGAAGAGGATAATGGAAAAGGATTTTTGGGATGAGTTTTGGTAAGAATTTGGCAATGGAGTGTTGTACAGGAAGAAAGTGTTAAATCGTGTTTTGTCTTAATTGGATTGAGGGGCCGCTATTATGCCACGTAAGATATTTTAAGTTCACTCGGTCAATGAGAGATTTCAACTATATGACGgtagatttttcattaaaacatCAAGGTATTTttaggttaaatttaacaataaaattatattaatatatttttttatataatttaaatatttagataatatattattatataattaaatatttttaaattaaaaataaaataatatttaattttatattaatatattatctttacatttaaattatataaaaatatacataaaaaaatattattctaaattttatacGCATCCCTCTAATTATAATTAGTTTAgagaaatcaagaaaaaaaaagataatttcataagtttgtaaaattttaatacatgtttTGCTTATATTAATCTCCTCTACATCTTAATTTGAAGATTGAAAAACTAGAAGACGTCTAAAGAAGCGGGTGGCATATATAAAGTTCATGATTGGCTCCAGaatactattttaaaaataaaaaaataatatagttaaattaataaattttcatatattgaagagttatatatgatttttcaatactattctataaatataatcaaatatatcacAATAATTAACAAGTTTGTCACCATCTTTAACCTTTCAACActtaataaaactctaattttttttatttatcttgcACTCCCAAAAATCTCTTTATCCAAATttcactgaaaaaaaaaaataaatcaagcgAAATTTGGTAAAATCAAGacataaagataa
Above is a genomic segment from Mangifera indica cultivar Alphonso chromosome 3, CATAS_Mindica_2.1, whole genome shotgun sequence containing:
- the LOC123212206 gene encoding geranylgeranyl diphosphate reductase, chloroplastic, which translates into the protein MASIALKSFTGLRRSTSEPPHFTAQPLPLPRQLQRFRVSASRTSPKLSNRNLRVAVIGGGPAGGSAAETLAKNGIETYLIERKLDNCKPCGGAIPLCMVGEFDLPLDIIDRKVTKMKMISPSNIAVDIGRTLKPHEYIGMVRREVLDAYLRERAEKNGASVINGLFLKMDLPKNNEEPYVLYFTEYDNKKGGMGEKRKLEVDAVIGADGANSRVAKSINAGDYDYAIAFQERVRISDEKMIYYENLAEMYVGDDVSPDFYGWVFPKCDHVAVGTGTVTHKGDIKKFQLATRNRAKDKILGGKIIRVEAHPIPEHPRPRRLSGRVALVGDAAGYVTKCSGEGIYFAAKSGRLCAEAIVEGSEQGKRMIDEGDLRKYLEKWDKTYWPTYKVLDVLQKVFYRSNPAREAFVEMCADEYVQKMTFDSYLYKRVVPGNPLEDLKLAVNTIGSLVRANALRKEMEKL